CCACATCCCCGACATGGGACACAGATCATCTCACCAAGATCCTCGGGAAATCGCTGATTTCAGTCAGCTAGACCACAAGGAGAATTTTCAATGTCTTCACTGGCTAGATCCTCCCCACGAGTCAACTTTGTTGTCTTTTATAGACGAGTTAGACGGACTCGATGTATTACCCCACGGTTGTCCTGCGGTACTACCCAAACTATCCACGTTTGAGCGCTCCAAGTTTCCCCACTGGTTTCCGGTTTGGGTGCTATTCCACGGATTTTCGCCAGATCCGGTAGACGAGGGTGAGGATGGCGGTAGGGTAGTGGACTGCCGTTCACGGGAGGGTGGTACCTCCTGGCCGTAGTCGCCCCGGCCATAATTACCGCGACCGTAGTCGCCCTGACCGTAATCACCGCGTCCATAATCACTACGACTCGAATCATCGCGCCCGTAGTCGCCTCGACCGTAATCACCGCGCCCATAATCACCACGACCGTAATCAGTACCACGCTCACCCCCTGCGGGTGGGTCGTAGTTATAATCACGGTAACCAGTGGATGGCTGTTCACCATAGCCATGGTCCCGACGCCTCCAATCCTCCCCGTATCCTCCTCTTGGTGGCCCGCTACGGTTATAACCACGGTCGCCATAGCGCCAAGGATCAGCGCCGTCCCAGGCTCCCCTTCCCGAGTAATAGTCACCGTAGTAACCATTTCCGCGATATGGGCCTCGATAGCCTCCCCAGTCTTCATTGTATCCATCGCCCCAAGGACGCCGTCCCCAGTAGGAGTCTCGATTACCTGGGAAGCCCCAGGAAGACCATGGATTATCGAACCAATCTTCCCACGGAGAAGAACCCCATCCTCCCCAAGGAAACGTAGCCTCCACTCTTTCTGAACCAGTGACGGCCATCAGACCAACTACCAGGGCAACCCCCAAAACAGTACCCCTGCGTACCATGATATTTCACCTGTTTTCCAGTAATTGTCGACCCCCGACTCTCAACCATCCGCTACGATGGAAACAGTAAGAAAGCTTTAAACAGTTAGATTTTTCGAGAGACAGGGAAGAAATAGCTTTCTATCGAAAAACGGATAAAACCTTGACACACGTTACCGTTAGTAATTACTCACTTCCTGCTGGGATCGCGAGCGTCTCGTCCGCTCTCTTGCTGCCAACATGACCGCGCTCCCAGGAGGATCGGAACGATTACCACGGTTATTTCACCCGAATCCCAATAACGCAAAGATTATTTTTCTTTGGCCTCTCCGCTGGATTTCTCCGAATCCTTGTTATCCACCGTACCAGCCGGCGGTCCACCTGCGGGAGAGGGGATCAATCCGCTCCCCGATTCTCCGGGAAGATTCCATGGCGAATAACTAGCCCCATCGGGGGCGGTACCCGTGGTTTCGGGAGCAAAACTCTTTCCCTGAGCAGGGCCGCTGTAGCTCGACCCCCCCCATCCTGAGGAACCCCTTTCTTGTCCAAATCGATCCGCATCGTTGTTTCCGTAGCCGGACTCTGGCTCCTCGTAACCATTCTTTCCTCCGGCGTAACCGGATTGGGGTACAGAGGACCCGTAGCTATTACTTCTGCTTCCCCAGGAAGCATCGCGATCCGAAGATTCGTAGCCTCGACTATCTCGGCTATTCCGGTTGTAGCGATCAGCGGGTGGTATTCGCCTTCCGGAACCAGAGTCGGTGTTGGGGTCATTGAAATTGGAACCGTAACCCGGGTTTCCTGTATCGGGAGGTGAACCGTATCTCCCCCCATAGATCGATCCGCTTCTGGGAGGACCATACCCTCCGCCATAACCTGACCCACGATCACCCCAGGAAGGGCCAGTCCCCTCACCGGGATAATTTCCTGGTCCACCACCATAAGTCGGACCATACCCAGGAGGCCCATTGTCGTAACCTGGGCCTCCTCTGTGATTTGGTCCACTGTAGCCATAGCTACGCCCAGCACTGTAGCCCCCCGGACCAGCACCATAACCTGGGCGGCCATAGTAGCCGCCTCGTCCACCGCCCCGAGCCCATGGACTGGAATCAATCGCAGGCGGATAGCCCGGAGGAGGCGCCATATCGTAAGACCCGCCTCCCCAGGGACGCGGGCCATAGCCTGGTGGTGCTGCATACCCCCCAGAGGAGGGTTCAGGGTCCGACGACCATGGACCTACCCCTCCATAGCCATAGTCTGCTGCATTGGCCACCGTGACACCTGCCAGGCCCACTAACACCACAGTCGACCAACGGATATGGTATTTCATCAATTGTCTCCGAGAAACCCCGCACTTCAGGGCTGAGTAGTTGACGGTCTTGCCCTCGTTTTTTGTCCACGCATCCATAGCAGGCGCAGACTTCTATCGGGTGGGAGTTAAATAACATTCCACCCTAATGACATAAGTTAAAAACGGTAGCGCTCATTTTTTATAATCATTCACCCCGTTCAGCGGGAAGGGGGAGCATGCTCAAACGTGGAATACGGCCAATACTGAGTGTTGGTTGAACCAGTAGTTTTGAACGCCCTGCCTTAGTTTCGCCCCGTCAGAAAGAGGGCAAATGGATATTATTGGGAACCCTAGCGTTGATTATCGTTTTGTCATTCCAGCAGTGAATACCGGAATCCAGTATACAGGGAATGTGACGTAGGATTGAAGACTTACCATCCATGGTGCGTGAATTTCGGCAATCCCTGTCGAAATAACGGCTAGTTTCAGAGAGATTTCCGAATATTGTTTAATGATTACGTACTTTTCGCCGAATCTCTTTGGTGATGGGTAACGAGATTAGCTGCCAATTAAGGGAGGAGTAGATTTTAGCCGGATACCACGGCGCTTAGTACTATTACGCTCTTTGTAACGCCCCGCAATGATAGTTCTCTCCATATTGGGCATGGAGGGAGCGGCATCAGCCATTGCCGGGGCAGAAGTCGATTCGTCGGAAACCGGTGAATCATCACTCGCCGCTAGCGGTGGAAGCGGTAGCCGCACGCTAGAAAGACCTGATTGTATTACCTCGTTAACAACTACCACCGACACCGGCTCCGGTAGAGTCCCTGACGATGGCAACGCATCCAACTCGCCACCTCGTTCTGTAACCGCGACCAAGGGACGCAGTACTGTTCGTTCGAGGGTGTTGGGTCGGGCAAAAGGTTCGGGAGGCGGCACAGAATCGGCGGTTCCATATCCGAGATTAGGGAAAGACGTCGGTGTAACCAAAACCTCTGGGGCTGGAGCCTCCGATTCCGTCAAAGAAACGGGTACCTCGCCCCCTTGCGAGTGCGGCTTAACCTCAATGTGAGGACGCAACAAACTAGGAGGACTCTCCACTGGGAAAAGCACCTTGGGAGCATTCTCTCCTGGCAGCGGTCGCACCTCGGTCGAATCAAGTGACGAAACCAGATTCGGGATAGGCGTGCCGCCGGTAGTAGTTTCTGCCTCAGCCCGGGGTGCCATCGTTCCCACCGAAGACGACGGCAACGCTGCCAGATTGGGGCGCAGGAAGGGACGAGGTATCCCTCCCACTGGTTCTCCGACTGCCCCCCGTATTGATGTAGCTGCCCCCCCACTGGGGGGCAGCGATGCCGAAGCCGCCGACGCTACACCTTCTCCCGCAGACGTAGCGGGGTCAGAGGCCGGGGTTGCCGTAGTCGGCGTTTCTCTGGGGGGGGCGCTCGAAACGGGCGCTTTTTTGGGCGGTACGGATGGTGGCGATGGTGGTGATGGGATCGTGCCATCGGGTTCGGTACCCGGAGGATGGGGATACTCAAAGGCATTGGCGGCACTGGTACAACCCAAGGGGATTACCACCAGAGTGAGTACAGTCGAGACCAATACACCGAAGAGCAACGAGACCGCCATGCCCTGGAAAATGGGGTCGAAAAGGATCACGAAAGAACCGGCCACCAAGGCAAAAGCAGTGATCATGATCGGACGCATCCTGGTCTCGGAGGCTAGAAGTACCGATTCACGCAGGCTATACCCGGCAAGGACCTGATGCTTAGCGAAATCCACCAACAGAATGGAGTTGCGCACAATGATGCCAGCCAGCGCGATAAATCCGATCATGGATGTGGCGGTAAATTCCGCCCCCATCAGCCAGTGTCCCGGCACGATACCAATCAGGGTAAGCGGAATCGGGGCCATGATAATCGCTGGCAGTGTAAAGTTGCCAAACTCCCACACCACTAGGATATAAATAAGCACCAATGCTACCGCAAAGGCGATCCCCATATCACGGAAGGTTTCATAGGTAACCGTCCATTCCCCTGTCCATTCGAAACCACTCTTATCTGAGGTCTTAGGTGGTCCAATGTACGAACCTTTCGGCCCTTTGATACCATCGGGAGATGTGTAGTTGTTCAAAAGCTCCTGGATGGCAAACATGCCGTAGATAGGTGCCCCTAAACGCCCCACCAGATCCCCGACTACATACTCGTTAGCGCGCAAATCCTTGTGGAATACAATATTATCTTCCGGCACTGGGACGAAACGCCCCAATTCCGCGAGTGGCATTACCGTTCCACTCGTAGAGGGGATGGGCAGATCGCCAAGGTGGGCAATTTGGGCACGAGCGGCTAACGGTATCTGGATGGTGATGTAGGTAGGCTCCAAAGATTTGCCACGCTTAACGTCACCAAGCTTCTCTCCACCCATCGCCATTGCTAGATTGCGGTTAATGGTATCTACGGAGATACCACGGCGCACCGCCTTCTCTGTATCCACCTCGAAGCGATAGACATCGTGGGGACCTGTCATGTAGTTGTCCACGTCTACGACCCGCATCTCGCCGAGAGTGGGGAGCGCTGCCTTGGCGAAGATTCCGGTAAGGTCGGTCGCGAAACGTCGTCGAGTCTGTTCATCGGGGCCGTAGACCTCGGCGACGATCGATTGCAGTACCGGTGGTCCAGGTGGCACCTCGGCAACGGTCAGCGTCGCCCCCGCTGCCTTGGCGATAGGCTCCAGCAGGTTACGGGCCTCAACCGCAATCTCATGACTCTTGCGATGACGTGCCTTCTTGGCGGTAAGTTGAAGCTGGATATCCGCATGCCAGGATTTATCACGCAGGTAGTAGTGTCGTACTAACCCATTGAAATTAAAAGGAGAGGCAGTACCCACGTAACTCTGCAGAGCGGTCACCTCGGGAATTTTGCGCAACACATCCACCATCTGTCGGGCAACATTGGCGGTGTTGGGCAGAGCCGTGCCATCCGGCATGTCAAAGATGACATCAAATTCCGACTTATTGTCGTAAGGCAGCATCTTGACCGGCACGGCACTGAAGTAAAACATCACTACCGAGAGAAACCATACCGCGATAATCGAGAAAAGAGTAACCCACCCTAAAAATCGGTTCTCGATGAGGGGTACCATGAAAGCACGATAGTAGCGGCCAATGACCTCCTTCTCCCGATGTTCGCGTTTCTCCGCTCTACGCAGGGCCGCCAACGAGGGCTTGATGCGCATCACCAACCATGGGGTAAACATGAATGCTGCGAACAGTGAGAACACCATCGCAATCGAGCCCAGGACCGGAATGGGCCGCATGTAGGGTCCCATCATTCCGCTGACGAATCCCATCGGTAGTAGGGCTGCCACCACCGTAAAAGTCGCCAGGATAGTGGGATTACCCACCTCACGTACCGCATCCACTGCAGTATCCGTATCGCTCTCGCCCTTCTCTAGCCAACGTCGGTAGATGTTTTCCACGACTACGATGGCGTCATCCACCAGGATACCGATGGAGAAGATCAGGGCGAATAGGCTGACCCGATTGATGCTGTAACCCGTCATCAGGGCGCCGAAGACGGTGAGCAGAATGACTACCGGGATGACGATGGTCACCACTACCGAGGGGCGAATCCCCAAAGCAAACAGCACCAGGATGGTTACCGCACCGGTAGCAATGAACAGTTTCTTGAGCAGGTCGTTGACCTTCTCGTTGGCGGTCTCACCGTAGTTGCGGGTCACATCAACCTGGACATTGCTGGGAATAAGATGGCCGCGCAGGCTGCTCAAGCGATCAAGCAGGGCATTGGCGACAGTAACCCCATTGCTGCCCTCTTTTTTGGCGATGGCGATGGTAACGGCGGCGGCACCGTCGGCTTCGAGTGTACCCTCAGTTCGGCCAACCCCCGTATAGTGCGCCACCATCTGAGTAGTTTCCTGAGGACCATCAAAGACATGGGCCACGTCCCCGACGTAGACCGGGGTTGAGTTACGCATCCCTACGACAAGACGCTTGATATCCTCGGTACCCCGCAGAAAAGCCCCGGTAGTAACCGAGTAACGGGTACCTCCCGTCTCTGAAGAGCCCGCACTCTGTTCGGCATTGGCACTGCGGATTGTCTGAGCCACTTGATCCAGGCTAATACCGAAGCCCGATAGGCGCTCAGGGCGAACCTCTACCCGAATTTCCGAGTGACGCCCACCAATCACCTCGTTCCAGCCGGTATCTGGTACCTCCTTGAGGCCCTGCAACACATCCAGGGCGAGGGTGCGAAGCGCACTGTCGTCCACATCTCGCGACCATAGTGTGAGAGTGACCACCGGGACATCGTCCACCCCCTTGGGTTTCACCAAGGGCATAGATACTCCCGGTGGGATGCGGTTGAGATTCGATTGGAGTTTGTCGTGGACCTTAACGATGGAGGGACCCATCAACTGACCCACATCAAACTCTATGGTCACCATTCCCTGACCACGCATGGATGCGGAGTAGACGTGCTTGATCCCGGTGATCTCGCTCATGATGCGTTCCAGAGGCTCAATCGCAAGCGTCGAGACCTGAGCCGACGAGGCGCCCGGATAAGACACAAAGATGTCGATCATCGGCACGGAGATCTGAGGATCCTCCTGCCGCGGAGTCATCACCAATCCGAGCAGCCCCAGACACAAAGAGGCGAACAACAACAGCGGGGAGAGTGGCGAATGGATGAAGGCCTTCGCCATATTACCGGCAACACCCAAGCCATCATGAGCGGCGTGGGTGGTGTGGTCAGGAGAAGCGTGAGTCCCGTGGTTATCGATCATTTTGGTTTTAAGGTTGATAGTTCATTCGACACGAACATCATTCGCCGCTCGACTGACCCCATCCAGTCACCAACCCAGGAGAGGGAGAGGCCAAGATGCGATCGCCGATGTTCAGACCGGAAAGAACGCTATAGCTGTTGCCGATGCGCTCACCGACTCGCACCATGCGCAACTCGTTCTTGTTGTCGGCTCCCACAACGAATACGGCAGGCAGGCTGCCGCGCCAGACAACGGCGGAGAGCGGGACCAGCGGTAGGGTGTTGGTGGGGGCACTCACATCGGGGAGCTGGACCTCAGCGTACATTCCTGGACCACCGGCGGTACCGGAGGGTAGGTCGAGCTTGACCGTCACCGTGTGGCGCTGGGTATCAGCCATCGGATAGATCTGCGCAATACGAGTCTCGATGCGAGCATTACCCACGTCGAGCTTGGCCGGGACGATCATTCCCTTGCGTAGCCCTGGCATGAGGCGCGCCGGTACTTCTATACGGATCTGTAGGTTACGAGTATCCGCTATCTTAAAAATGGGTTGGCCGGGTTGGATGGTATCGCCCACCTCGGCAAACTTCTGGACAATAACCCCACCGAAGGGGGCAATCGAACGGGTATCGCGGAGCTTGGCGTCGATCTCTTCAATGCGTGCCTGCGCTCGAACCAGAGCCGTTTGGGCCTGCTCGACGTTGGTCCCAGCCCCATAGACTTCAGCGCGCCGCTCCAGATAGGGATTGCTCAGTCCCGTCATACTGGACATGGGCTTAGTGAAAAACTGATCGAACATGGAGGGCATCCCCATACCCATGTCGGTATTGGGGCGATTGCTACGTCCTGAGTAGATCTCACGAGAAAACTGAACGCGCGCGTTGCGTACCGCAAAATCGGCATTAGCCGCATCTGCAATCGCCGCACGTCGTTGGGCGAGTAAGTCTCCATCATCCAGAACGGCGAGGATCTGCTTGTCCTCAAACCAATCTCCCTCCCCCCCCTTGAGGAACACTACGCGACCGGGAAGCTGCGCTGAGAGCGTAACCTCGCGGAAAGGGACTACAGTCCCCCCCAAGGTCGTAACTGCACCCACGGGACGAGACTCCACCGTGATGACATTCGGGGATGAGGGGACAAAACTTTGCTCGGGGGAGCCGACTGCCACTCCCGCCAAACCACTTAACAAAACGACAAGAAGTTTCTTAGACATGGGTTGGATATACCCTGGTGACCCGTCGGGTGTGCCTCCGGGAAGCGGGGCAGACCACCGACCGATGAACGACAGGCCTCCCCAGAACAATCTGTAGAGGCCTGTACGATAACGATAAATTTGCGAATACGGGCGGTTAAACCCGTCCCATCACGCTAAAACTCTCGATGAACGGACTAGCCATCCGCGGGTCTTTGATCATCGCCATGTAATCGCCAACCTGGAACTTGATCTTGCGGGTGGTATAGGCCATACCCAGCGCCATCATACCGAGTCCCTTATCAACCCACTTCTGCCAGCTTTCGGGGCTAGCACGCAGATCCCAGTTCAATGTCTCACCGGTGTAGGCGCCACTGGCAACGACGCGACCATTTTCAACCTTGATGACACCTCGCGGCTGGTCTTCGCCGTCAAAACCGTAGGCAATAACGGAGTTAAAGCCTATTTTTGCCAACTCCCCGGCCAGTTTTGCCTCCTTATTCCATTCATCACCGAAACGATTCATCCACGTCTCGGAAAACAGCTCAGCCATGGCAGATCTCCCCCAAGTGTGATTTTGTTAAGAAAACGCGGCCACTCTACCCGAACCCCCCACCGATTTCAAGTTAACCCACACCGCCAGCCAGGTAAAAACCGTCTTGAGTGAGGTGTTTCGTATTGACATGCTCCCCCTGCATCGACAGGAAAGATCCGTTCTTACAATACGTTGGGGAATACAATATCGCTACGGCATTGTTTTGACGGATGGTAAAGCAGGCGAATGCGACGAACCAGGACATCGGTGATGCCTTGTATTGACCTGACGTTGAAAACCGAGGGCAACATCGTGCTCGGCGTGTAGCATCGACCCAAGCCCAGAAAGAAACCATACTGTCCAAAGGATTGTGCAATACATAGGGCACAGCGCGTCAGCATCAAAATCAACCGCACTGCGGTGCGATAGCGGATAGCGGAAGGAGGGAAGGAGGGAAGGAGGGAAGGAGGGAGGGAGAAGGCAACTCGTTACCTGCGGTTCGCTCATTTTTTATCCAGTTAGCGCAATTATACCTAATCGGGTATAAACGGACTCAGGAAATCCCAATAATTTCAGTACGCGACGCTGTAATGCCGTTAGCGAAATGAGGAAAGGGGGTGCGCCCGGCATGGAAACTCGGCTGATATTTCTGAAGGCGCGTAGAACCAGTTCGGCCGAAGGGCGACGTGTGGCCCGTTTTTTGTTTCCTGGATAAAGCCCCGTAATGGCTCATCGGTGCTCCTCAATGCTTGATGGAAAAGGAAGTCAAACAGCGTCAACGCACATAAAGCGATGGAGAGTAGGCGCACCATGCCGGTGATATGGTCCTCACGCTGGAGATAGAAGGGTGTCAAGGAGAGTGGCAGCCCTTTAATGCGGCTATTGTCGCGCTCAATGATGAATTGGTCGCGGTAGACGAGGACAATTTTCTCCAAGGAGAAGCACTCTAGCGGAGCGTTGTTGGCATAAACCCTCCAGCCAAGGCGACGACGCGCCGCTTGAATCGCTTCTTCCCAACGTTGCACCGTTACCGTGAAGGTCCGACGGAGATTAATCCGCTCGGTTTTATCCGCGTAGCCACGCACAGTTTGTTCGGTAACTTGCTCATGACAAGTAACTTCCAAGAACCCCATCACGTGAAAGCGCTCAAGGATTTCTTGAGCGGCGTTTTCTATCTCCACTAACGTAGTGAGTCGCTTTTTA
The nucleotide sequence above comes from Gammaproteobacteria bacterium. Encoded proteins:
- a CDS encoding hypothetical protein (Evidence 5 : Unknown function) yields the protein MDTMKTGEAIEAHIAEMVTTVTITREGEPGTALILGAMATVVITVAGHQEEDTGRIGGVGTMAMVNSHPLVTVIITTTHPQGVSVVLITVVVIMGAVITVEATTGAMIRVVVIMDAVITVRATTVAVIMAGATTARRYHPPVNGSPLPYRHPHPRLPDLAKIRGIAPKPETSGETWSAQTWIVWVVPQDNRGVIHRVRLTRL
- a CDS encoding hypothetical protein (Evidence 5 : Unknown function), producing the protein MQHHQAMARVPGEAGLTIWRLLRAIRLRLIPVHGLGAVDEAATMAAQVMVLVRGATVLGVAMATVDQITEEAQVTTMGLLGMVRLMVVDQEIIPVRGLALPGVIVGQVMAEGMVLPEADRSMGGDTVHLPIQETRVTVPISMTPTPTLVPEGEYHPLIATTGIAEIVEATNLRIAMLPGEAEVIATGPLYPNPVTPEERMVTRSQSPATETTMRIDLDKKGVPQDGGGRATAALLRERVLLPKPRVPPPMGLVIRHGIFPENRGAD
- a CDS encoding membrane hypothetical protein (Evidence 5 : Unknown function): MIDNHGTHASPDHTTHAAHDGLGVAGNMAKAFIHSPLSPLLLFASLCLGLLGLVMTPRQEDPQISVPMIDIFVSYPGASSAQVSTLAIEPLERIMSEITGIKHVYSASMRGQGMVTIEFDVGQLMGPSIVKVHDKLQSNLNRIPPGVSMPLVKPKGVDDVPVVTLTLWSRDVDDSALRTLALDVLQGLKEVPDTGWNEVIGGRHSEIRVEVRPERLSGFGISLDQVAQTIRSANAEQSAGSSETGGTRYSVTTGAFLRGTEDIKRLVVGMRNSTPVYVGDVAHVFDGPQETTQMVAHYTGVGRTEGTLEADGAAAVTIAIAKKEGSNGVTVANALLDRLSSLRGHLIPSNVQVDVTRNYGETANEKVNDLLKKLFIATGAVTILVLFALGIRPSVVVTIVIPVVILLTVFGALMTGYSINRVSLFALIFSIGILVDDAIVVVENIYRRWLEKGESDTDTAVDAVREVGNPTILATFTVVAALLPMGFVSGMMGPYMRPIPVLGSIAMVFSLFAAFMFTPWLVMRIKPSLAALRRAEKREHREKEVIGRYYRAFMVPLIENRFLGWVTLFSIIAVWFLSVVMFYFSAVPVKMLPYDNKSEFDVIFDMPDGTALPNTANVARQMVDVLRKIPEVTALQSYVGTASPFNFNGLVRHYYLRDKSWHADIQLQLTAKKARHRKSHEIAVEARNLLEPIAKAAGATLTVAEVPPGPPVLQSIVAEVYGPDEQTRRRFATDLTGIFAKAALPTLGEMRVVDVDNYMTGPHDVYRFEVDTEKAVRRGISVDTINRNLAMAMGGEKLGDVKRGKSLEPTYITIQIPLAARAQIAHLGDLPIPSTSGTVMPLAELGRFVPVPEDNIVFHKDLRANEYVVGDLVGRLGAPIYGMFAIQELLNNYTSPDGIKGPKGSYIGPPKTSDKSGFEWTGEWTVTYETFRDMGIAFAVALVLIYILVVWEFGNFTLPAIIMAPIPLTLIGIVPGHWLMGAEFTATSMIGFIALAGIIVRNSILLVDFAKHQVLAGYSLRESVLLASETRMRPIMITAFALVAGSFVILFDPIFQGMAVSLLFGVLVSTVLTLVVIPLGCTSAANAFEYPHPPGTEPDGTIPSPPSPPSVPPKKAPVSSAPPRETPTTATPASDPATSAGEGVASAASASLPPSGGAATSIRGAVGEPVGGIPRPFLRPNLAALPSSSVGTMAPRAEAETTTGGTPIPNLVSSLDSTEVRPLPGENAPKVLFPVESPPSLLRPHIEVKPHSQGGEVPVSLTESEAPAPEVLVTPTSFPNLGYGTADSVPPPEPFARPNTLERTVLRPLVAVTERGGELDALPSSGTLPEPVSVVVVNEVIQSGLSSVRLPLPPLAASDDSPVSDESTSAPAMADAAPSMPNMERTIIAGRYKERNSTKRRGIRLKSTPPLIGS
- a CDS encoding exported hypothetical protein (Evidence 5 : Unknown function), whose translation is MSKKLLVVLLSGLAGVAVGSPEQSFVPSSPNVITVESRPVGAVTTLGGTVVPFREVTLSAQLPGRVVFLKGGEGDWFEDKQILAVLDDGDLLAQRRAAIADAANADFAVRNARVQFSREIYSGRSNRPNTDMGMGMPSMFDQFFTKPMSSMTGLSNPYLERRAEVYGAGTNVEQAQTALVRAQARIEEIDAKLRDTRSIAPFGGVIVQKFAEVGDTIQPGQPIFKIADTRNLQIRIEVPARLMPGLRKGMIVPAKLDVGNARIETRIAQIYPMADTQRHTVTVKLDLPSGTAGGPGMYAEVQLPDVSAPTNTLPLVPLSAVVWRGSLPAVFVVGADNKNELRMVRVGERIGNSYSVLSGLNIGDRILASPSPGLVTGWGQSSGE
- a CDS encoding conserved hypothetical protein (Evidence 4 : Unknown function but conserved in other organisms) codes for the protein MAELFSETWMNRFGDEWNKEAKLAGELAKIGFNSVIAYGFDGEDQPRGVIKVENGRVVASGAYTGETLNWDLRASPESWQKWVDKGLGMMALGMAYTTRKIKFQVGDYMAMIKDPRMASPFIESFSVMGRV
- a CDS encoding hypothetical protein (Evidence 5 : Unknown function) yields the protein MSEVFRIDMLPLHRQERSVLTIRWGIQYRYGIVLTDGKAGECDEPGHR
- a CDS encoding DDE_Tnp_1 domain-containing protein, translating into MSALETRRVINAGGGYYLTPLSAKGITPEVLDGYLNLLWKKGNPVFVSSVYRQGKLGERELIAEGFEINEDIHVEKDGDTHPWTERRLIVRSMRHVRAQEANFDERLTKAEAALHDLAQHRRGKKRLTTLVEIENAAQEILERFHVMGFLEVTCHEQVTEQTVRGYADKTERINLRRTFTVTVQRWEEAIQAARRRLGWRVYANNAPLECFSLEKIVLVYRDQFIIERDNSRIKGLPLSLTPFYLQREDHITGMVRLLSIALCALTLFDFLFHQALRSTDEPLRGFIQETKNGPHVALRPNWFYAPSEISAEFPCRAHPLSSFR